In Flavobacterium cerinum, one genomic interval encodes:
- a CDS encoding helix-turn-helix domain-containing protein has translation MNRTVGAKIRHLRKTRGYSQEEVAEKLNISQSAYARIENGESQSWASHIEQLSVIFEVKPKSFLSKHKDNTSTKKQKDKLLLRDSLIVLNEVYEKLIDQYEKRLQEKDELIALLKKTHHNSF, from the coding sequence ATGAATCGGACTGTAGGAGCAAAAATTCGCCATTTGAGAAAAACAAGAGGTTATTCACAGGAAGAAGTAGCAGAAAAACTTAATATCTCCCAATCGGCTTATGCCCGAATCGAAAACGGAGAAAGTCAATCATGGGCATCCCACATCGAACAGCTGAGCGTTATCTTTGAAGTCAAACCCAAAAGCTTTTTATCCAAGCATAAGGACAACACCTCAACAAAAAAACAAAAGGACAAATTGCTATTACGAGATAGTCTAATTGTCCTTAATGAGGTTTATGAAAAATTAATTGATCAATATGAAAAACGACTTCAGGAAAAAGACGAACTAATTGCTTTGCTAAAAAAAACGCATCACAACAGTTTCTAA
- a CDS encoding lanthionine synthetase LanC family protein, translated as MKLDSYKELSAIAAQLQNEAVLFDDKKAAQIGLHNGLSGVILALADIRKEFPELINPEIFGKYIERAYAILAESEVCYPSFSGGLAGYAFLLQQLAAEHYIDGSDYHEVIAEIDEIIIEHLENDLEGDHLDILHGAIGMALYLIDKEQYEYAEKIIDRLDQSAIREGNRCYWRTFDYYKTQKYRIDFGLAHGNAGIQFFLGKCLKKGIKTDTCTKMLNESLAFYQHTIQDVNLVKSYYPTIWVEDDYLTGKTKPEISRVAWCYGDLGILFTHLLVADALQDELLKTKTIQHLIQVAGRRTEEEVMYNDAGFCHGTCGLVLLFKNAYDQTGEGAFREASEYWLQKTYDYKLEKNDQVAYSLYDGSIRNETDPTLLEGLAGVAASYLSVLSTAGTPLIDKAVFIRF; from the coding sequence ATGAAATTGGATAGCTATAAGGAACTGAGTGCAATAGCTGCACAACTCCAAAATGAAGCCGTACTTTTCGACGACAAAAAAGCGGCTCAGATTGGATTACATAATGGATTATCGGGTGTTATACTGGCATTGGCTGATATCCGAAAAGAATTTCCGGAACTGATTAATCCGGAGATATTCGGAAAATATATTGAAAGAGCCTACGCAATATTGGCCGAGAGTGAAGTGTGTTACCCGTCTTTTAGCGGCGGATTGGCCGGATATGCCTTTTTATTACAACAATTGGCAGCAGAACACTATATCGATGGATCGGATTATCATGAAGTCATTGCGGAAATCGATGAAATCATAATTGAACATCTGGAGAATGATTTGGAAGGTGATCATCTGGATATTTTACACGGAGCTATTGGAATGGCTTTATATCTTATCGATAAAGAGCAGTACGAATATGCAGAAAAAATAATTGACAGGTTAGATCAAAGTGCTATAAGAGAGGGAAATCGTTGCTATTGGCGAACATTCGATTATTATAAAACGCAAAAATACCGAATCGATTTCGGACTCGCACACGGTAATGCTGGAATCCAGTTTTTTTTAGGAAAATGCCTGAAGAAGGGAATCAAAACCGATACCTGTACGAAAATGTTAAACGAAAGCCTGGCCTTTTATCAGCATACGATACAGGATGTAAATCTGGTGAAATCCTATTATCCGACAATATGGGTAGAAGACGACTATCTGACCGGGAAAACAAAACCGGAAATTTCAAGAGTAGCCTGGTGTTATGGCGATCTGGGGATATTGTTTACGCATTTATTAGTAGCAGATGCGTTACAGGATGAGTTGTTAAAAACGAAAACAATTCAACATCTTATACAGGTAGCAGGAAGGAGAACTGAAGAGGAAGTGATGTATAACGATGCCGGATTTTGCCACGGAACCTGTGGTTTGGTACTGCTTTTTAAAAACGCGTATGATCAAACCGGTGAAGGCGCTTTTCGGGAAGCATCTGAGTACTGGCTACAGAAAACGTATGACTATAAATTAGAAAAAAACGATCAGGTGGCTTATTCGTTGTATGATGGAAGCATCAGGAATGAAACGGATCCGACCTTACTGGAAGGACTTGCGGGAGTAGCAGCGTCTTATCTTTCGGTACTTTCAACTGCCGGAACACCTTTAATTGATAAAGCCGTATTTATCAGGTTCTAA